TGCTACTGTCTTGCTTCTAGGCACTATAATGAGTATTttcaacaactttttttttttttaaagattttatttatttattagagagagagagagaaacagcatgggaagggagagggtaggagggagaagcaggctcccctctgagccgggagcccgatttgggactcgatcccaggactctgggatcatgacttgagacaaaggcagttgcttaaccaaacAACTTTCTAAAGgtttcaaatgtattttatttcttcaactatGCTATATTTTAATGAGCAGCAGAGTGCTTAAATGACAAGCTGattttgaaacaattttgtaTTACAGTAACTTTGATGGTTCCTCATCATTCCACTCTTTTGGAGTGACTCTGCCGACAGGAGATAGGTTCCATTCTATTCCGATCTGTGTGGCTATAAACACCCATGCAAAAACACAGAAAGCGGTCCCACTGGCTAGTACAGTGTTACCGTATTTGTCATGGAAATCTTCTGAATGATTTTCGTGGCTCTGTCTTGACCTAATTTGTTGAATGCTTCGAATCTTGAACCTATTTAGTGCATTTCTGGTCAAGAGAAACATGATGAAGGTGTAACAGGACTACCGTTGATTGCAGCTATTTCCTTGCAAAGAGacctggaaaaacaaaagataagcaATGACATCTGATCTACATTCAGTTCTTCCCTCTGAATGTTTCACTCACACCACTACTTAGAGGATGACCAGTCCGATAGCTTTAATACCATGATGCCTAGGTTTGAGTCTCAGCTCTCCTACTGATTAGCTATATGTACTcaggcagttacttaacctctctttgCCTTAGTCTCTTCAAGGGCAAACTGAGACAATAATGCCCAGCTCCAAAGGGAGCTATGTGTGGAACAGCACTCCAGCGGGTCTTAAGGGTTCCCTTGCTTCAAGTTAGCACACTCCTTACTTGCTAACCTAAGGTCCTTGATCTGTAACAgaactaatttactttctttgcAATATGTAGACCACTGGCCTTGAGGAGTGAAGGACTAGAACTTTCCCAAGCCACAGAAGCCAGCAAGTCTGTTTGAAACCACCTCGGCTTTCTGATTAGTCTGGTAGTTCTTTAGCAAaacgtttttcttttttagttacaCAGATGACTTTACTGACCTCCCTTTGTGCATCTGTAGACCTTGCCTTCCCCTCCAGAGACAACAGAGCACTCCAGCACATCACGAAACAAGAACCAGACCATCCTGCACAACCCCCTCTCACTGAGATAACTTTTGTAGTTGGCATTACTGAGTCTGCATGAATAacacacattggggagggtatgtgctatggtgagtgctgtgaattgtgtaagactgatgaatcacagacctgtacctctgaaacaaataatacattttatgttaaaaaaaataaaaagaagatagtaggaagggaaaaatgaaggcggggaattggagggggagacgaaccatgagagactatggactctgagaaacaaactgggggttctagaggggaggggggtggggggatgggtgaatccggtgatggatattaaggagggcacgttctgcatggagccctgggtgttatacggaaacaatgaatcatggaacactacatcaaaaactaatgatgtaatgtatggtgattaacataacatcataaaataaaataaaagaaataaaaagaaagaaatgttgaagGTCGCTGCATTCCCTTTGTTGACCAACCATCCTAAACCTCTTTAAAAACCCTTGGGTCAAGGAGAAACCTCAGAGTTTGCTTTTGGACAAGAGTCCACCTTCTCCTCAGGTTCCCAGCTTCCTGAATAAAGTTCAAATTTCTTTCCAATCAAAACTTGTCCCTTGAGAGATGATCTTTCAGGTGATGGACAGCTGTACTTGGGTTCCATAACATGAGGCTTACATGTGATAATCCCTAACAACAACAGTaagcacacagtaagtgttcTTTTCTATTCTTCATCAACAGCCAATGGCTTGCTCCCTAGACTCCAAACCAATCAGCATGACGGACAAAATGACAATTCACAACATGTCCCACAAGTCCAATGACCTGTGACTACATAAACTCAGGTTTCAGTCAGAATTATAAGGCAGTCACAGAGTATGTCATACTTCCTCCCTGCTGCTCCTTTCCCCCCCTCTTTTAACCCATTTCTTcacctcctccccccttctccttctttaCCTATAATTCCCGCCTTGTACCTTTCTACAGGTAAAAGTCTATTTGCCTTTTAAATCCCAGTCTAAAGGTCACCACTTCTGTGAAATCTCCAAATCTCACTACGTTGAATAAAGCCCCTCTTCTCTGGGCTACTACACTTTCTTATAACCCTTGTTTCGTAGCATTTAACATGATGTATTGGCTTTATcgttttttaaaatagactttattttattttagaacagttttaggttcactgCAAAAGTGAGTGGAAAATACAGAGTCCCCATATACATGCTAAGCCCACACAGGCATAGCTTCCTTCTCCCCGCTAATAAATTTGTTAcgtttgttacaattaatgaacctacataacagtcctttatcagatgtcttttgcaaatattttctcccagcctgtggcttgtcttctcattttcttgagaGAATATACTCTCCTCCAATAGACTACAAGGTCCTTATGGGCAAGGGCTGTAACCTTGTATACACAGTAGCTGACACAAAAGCACAGAaagaactgtttttatttatttatttatttatttaaagatttttttaatttattttttgacagagagagacacggcgagaaaggtaacacaagcagggggagtgggagagggagaagcaggctccccgcggagcagggagccggatgtggggctcaatcccaggactctgggccgaaggcagatgcttaatgactgagccacccaggcgccccaagaactgttttttttaaaactgtctgaaatataaatgaatactGGTAGCCTTAAGTTAAAATGAACACTGAGGACAagttaaaaaatcatgaaatcaaATGTACATGTCATAACAgccctaattattttattttttaaacagatagTTAATATTGAACAAGAGATCTGGAAGCAGAAACACATGGAGTTctgtcaatttcttttctttgtgcaaGCTGTCAAACAGTGCTCAGTCTCTAGCAATGACATATGTTAACTCTGGTCCAAATGCAGgcaacatggatacaaaaatgcCTGAGGTCAGTACTTGTAAACTTGTAACTGTTCACTGAAATTTGCCAACTCAAATGACTTTATTCCCAACTTAGAAAACAAGACCCTAAggttctcttttatttcctacCAGATGGTAAAGTGGTACTCTTCATGATTGTGATGAAGGGgacaaaaacagaacc
The sequence above is a segment of the Zalophus californianus isolate mZalCal1 chromosome 2, mZalCal1.pri.v2, whole genome shotgun sequence genome. Coding sequences within it:
- the LOC113925088 gene encoding cytochrome c oxidase subunit 7B2, mitochondrial yields the protein MFLLTRNALNRFKIRSIQQIRSRQSHENHSEDFHDKYGNTVLASGTAFCVFAWVFIATQIGIEWNLSPVGRVTPKEWNDEEPSKLL